Proteins from one Entomospira culicis genomic window:
- a CDS encoding sugar phosphate nucleotidyltransferase yields the protein MRNQRAIDVLVLSGGRARRLEEYRKIINKEHYPMLAKYAGEEGPKGLTLLNIKDDKIPLLDLHLEQYWRNPSIKEITLGLGFASQMIMDYYQGQEHTPCFVVEERPAGTIAPLLKLYQNGKLSDRPLLLANGDNLLELDLTEIWQKAEEILNNFSKEQQAEIAINILTLVPWEQSDAYGVVDFDAKTQLIHHFFEKQSVEQNPYIIIKDRRYSYINSGFSLILNPKTLIETYVDPTIFSLVEDLEQGKKAYALHETQVKYETLYSTLAPKKRLIGIHHHGFWADSGSETQILAIEAHYAKIE from the coding sequence ATGCGTAATCAACGAGCAATCGACGTCTTAGTCTTGAGCGGTGGGCGAGCCAGACGTTTAGAGGAGTACCGAAAGATTATCAACAAAGAGCATTACCCGATGCTCGCAAAATACGCAGGAGAGGAGGGACCAAAAGGCTTGACCCTTCTAAATATTAAGGATGATAAAATACCCTTACTAGATCTTCACTTAGAGCAATATTGGCGCAATCCAAGCATCAAAGAGATTACACTGGGCTTGGGCTTTGCTAGCCAGATGATTATGGATTACTATCAGGGTCAAGAGCATACGCCATGCTTTGTGGTAGAAGAACGCCCCGCTGGTACGATTGCACCCTTACTCAAACTTTATCAAAATGGCAAGCTTAGCGATCGTCCGCTCTTATTAGCCAATGGAGATAATTTATTAGAGTTAGATTTAACTGAGATTTGGCAAAAAGCGGAAGAGATTCTCAACAATTTTAGCAAAGAACAACAAGCAGAAATCGCTATTAATATTCTTACTCTGGTTCCTTGGGAGCAATCAGATGCCTATGGCGTAGTCGATTTTGATGCGAAGACGCAGCTGATTCATCATTTTTTTGAAAAGCAATCCGTAGAGCAGAACCCTTACATTATAATAAAGGATAGACGCTACAGCTACATCAACAGCGGATTCTCGCTCATCCTCAACCCCAAAACATTGATCGAAACCTATGTAGATCCGACCATTTTTAGTCTTGTTGAAGATCTCGAGCAAGGCAAAAAAGCGTACGCTCTGCACGAAACCCAAGTTAAATACGAAACCCTCTACAGCACCCTCGCCCCAAAAAAGCGCCTCATCGGCATCCACCACCACGGCTTCTGGGCAGACTCAGGCAGCGAAACCCAAATCTTAGCCATTGAAGCACATTATGCGAAAATTGAGTAA
- a CDS encoding bactofilin family protein, translating to MPEIHAKKIDETVIETVLQEDVVLEGNVSSSRGIAIKGKVTGNLNAKENILIDKHAQVIGRVDSETSLYLLGSLKGDVKTTARVEIIGKGVLDGDVITGRMVIENGTTFNGICKMG from the coding sequence ATGCCAGAAATTCATGCAAAAAAGATTGACGAAACTGTTATTGAGACCGTTCTTCAAGAGGATGTCGTGCTAGAAGGTAACGTCTCTAGTTCGCGTGGCATCGCAATTAAAGGAAAAGTTACAGGAAATCTTAATGCAAAAGAAAACATTCTTATCGATAAGCATGCCCAAGTCATAGGCCGTGTCGATAGTGAAACTTCGCTCTATCTATTGGGCTCTCTCAAAGGCGATGTAAAAACAACCGCACGTGTGGAGATCATTGGCAAGGGCGTGCTCGACGGTGATGTGATCACCGGACGCATGGTTATTGAAAATGGCACTACCTTCAATGGTATCTGTAAAATGGGGTAG
- a CDS encoding tetratricopeptide repeat protein: MKYVIILTLFILTLTSALSAQTMDRLSRDALLALREERYEEAISLAQRVQDGLDPENSSGYFEITLTKIRALIPLSRYQEALNEAQQLLRIDSKDARLIQILGEIYYHLGRGSDALPYLMDYVAYNPTGEAIGQTYYYMGEIYLLRGSYQQAEMALSTAVYHNPQSDKWWSRLGYAREQAATLLVGSERIYMLNSAKNAYERVLQLNPSNNEAKSRIAVLQRSLR; the protein is encoded by the coding sequence ATGAAATATGTGATAATATTGACACTCTTTATCTTGACATTAACCTCAGCCCTATCGGCGCAAACGATGGATCGTCTAAGCCGAGATGCGCTTTTAGCCTTGCGTGAAGAACGTTATGAAGAGGCGATTTCCCTCGCTCAACGTGTCCAAGATGGGCTTGATCCGGAGAATAGCAGTGGCTATTTTGAGATTACCCTCACAAAAATACGAGCACTTATTCCACTTAGTCGCTATCAAGAGGCGCTTAATGAGGCGCAACAACTTTTACGTATTGACAGTAAAGATGCACGTCTCATCCAAATTCTTGGCGAAATTTATTACCATCTAGGTCGAGGTAGCGATGCACTTCCCTACCTCATGGATTACGTCGCCTACAATCCTACTGGGGAAGCTATCGGACAAACTTATTATTATATGGGAGAAATTTATCTCTTGCGGGGTAGCTATCAGCAAGCGGAGATGGCGCTCTCTACGGCGGTTTATCACAATCCTCAATCCGATAAATGGTGGTCAAGGTTGGGGTATGCCCGCGAACAGGCTGCTACGTTACTAGTGGGTAGCGAACGCATTTATATGCTTAATAGTGCAAAAAATGCCTACGAACGCGTATTACAACTGAATCCCAGTAATAATGAAGCGAAGAGTCGCATTGCGGTGCTTCAGCGTAGCTTGCGATAA
- a CDS encoding spiro-SPASM protein has protein sequence MNKVIAVINQLEFSSYASQPWRDFANTYEALCHKLNFIKEIYTLTPQTFTQKAHITTYDILKEMQAYIHEPTIIVYVDAQAPFLDIELLKKMIQTTQQYHSQYHFAEGYPLGLCAQIIHSSILGDLTILAQEHQDAFLYKTNKYTFFFELLRSKLNDFDIETTLSPIDLREKRIELSYDNKNNAKIAEQFVKAGIFDATTLLANIAKLDQLKVGLPNYYPIQITANCPQECHYCPAPTLPNFNTNKMMDIALYKKILEKIVAFSGEAIIGLSLLGEPALHPEIASFIEITLAHPSLRLHIETSGIGWSQSARETLAQSASPRLSLILSLDSLDRREYETMRGEKFEEAIDFFHFMLENPALKERFWVQRVRLEAQEAGLQAFYHQIKEKHEQIIIQKYHNYAGLLPSQNDINIKPLTRSGCWALQREMSIYLDGSVHLCRVDVSKKHDLGRIPENSLEEIWQKQQEFYRSHLMHDYPMICANCEEYYIYTF, from the coding sequence ATGAATAAGGTTATCGCTGTTATTAATCAATTGGAATTCTCTTCCTATGCTAGTCAACCATGGAGAGACTTTGCCAATACCTATGAAGCATTATGCCATAAATTAAATTTTATTAAAGAAATATACACACTTACGCCACAGACATTTACACAAAAGGCTCATATCACAACCTATGACATCCTAAAAGAGATGCAAGCTTATATACACGAGCCCACCATTATCGTATATGTCGACGCGCAAGCACCATTTTTAGATATTGAGTTACTCAAAAAAATGATTCAAACTACACAACAATATCACTCGCAATATCATTTTGCTGAAGGGTATCCACTAGGACTTTGCGCGCAAATTATTCACTCATCTATCCTTGGGGATCTTACGATCTTAGCTCAAGAACATCAGGACGCGTTTCTTTACAAAACAAATAAATATACATTTTTTTTCGAATTACTGCGCAGTAAACTCAATGATTTTGATATCGAAACAACCCTAAGTCCGATTGATTTACGGGAAAAACGTATAGAATTGTCTTATGATAATAAAAATAACGCAAAGATTGCAGAACAATTTGTCAAGGCGGGCATTTTCGATGCAACCACATTATTAGCAAATATCGCCAAGCTCGATCAACTTAAAGTAGGTCTGCCTAACTACTACCCTATCCAAATTACCGCTAACTGTCCACAAGAATGTCATTATTGCCCGGCTCCAACCCTACCAAACTTTAATACCAATAAAATGATGGATATTGCTTTGTATAAAAAGATTTTAGAAAAAATTGTCGCATTCTCTGGGGAAGCAATCATTGGATTGAGCTTACTAGGAGAACCGGCACTACACCCTGAAATCGCGTCATTTATTGAGATCACCCTCGCCCACCCGAGCTTACGATTACATATCGAAACTAGTGGCATCGGCTGGAGTCAATCTGCTCGCGAAACGCTTGCTCAATCTGCCAGCCCTCGCCTCTCCCTTATTCTTAGTCTCGACTCCCTTGATAGGAGGGAATACGAAACCATGCGTGGGGAAAAATTTGAGGAAGCTATCGATTTTTTTCACTTTATGCTAGAAAACCCCGCACTAAAAGAACGATTTTGGGTACAACGGGTACGCTTAGAAGCACAAGAAGCAGGATTGCAAGCATTTTATCATCAAATAAAAGAGAAACATGAGCAAATAATTATTCAAAAATACCATAACTACGCAGGATTATTACCTTCTCAAAACGATATTAACATTAAACCTCTCACGCGCAGTGGATGTTGGGCATTACAGCGGGAAATGAGTATTTATCTGGATGGATCGGTTCATTTGTGTCGCGTAGATGTCTCGAAAAAGCATGACCTAGGGAGAATTCCAGAAAATTCCTTAGAAGAAATTTGGCAAAAACAGCAAGAATTCTACCGTTCACATCTGATGCATGATTATCCGATGATCTGTGCCAATTGTGAAGAGTACTATATCTACACATTTTAG